The Prochlorococcus marinus str. MIT 9301 genome window below encodes:
- a CDS encoding DUF3303 domain-containing protein has product MQLFLADCQFPDIENQVKAYQSFVEAWENGEIAKSDKKDKFEMLFRVHAPGEGRVVCLCKAEGDKEIFEHFAPWRAKFGIHMEFTPVISCQNVVDYHKDLFKTLG; this is encoded by the coding sequence ATGCAATTATTTCTTGCTGACTGCCAATTCCCAGATATCGAGAATCAAGTGAAAGCTTATCAATCATTTGTAGAAGCTTGGGAAAACGGTGAAATTGCAAAATCAGATAAAAAAGATAAATTTGAGATGTTATTTAGAGTTCATGCTCCGGGAGAGGGTAGAGTAGTTTGTTTATGTAAGGCTGAAGGTGATAAAGAAATTTTCGAGCATTTTGCTCCATGGAGAGCCAAATTTGGCATTCATATGGAATTTACACCTGTAATAAGTTGTCAAAATGTTGTTGATTACCATAAAGATTTGTTCAAAACTTTAGGATAA
- a CDS encoding GNAT family N-acetyltransferase, translating into MNLRQITIKDQLELKKVYFDSIQSLDEKIYSKEQKRAWSSQAWNNPNFDKSLIKGKGWLISKQGIIIAFATRYPTDRIALFYCKAKFQRKGYGSKLLNKLEDEANKEGLEYLYTEASLISYELFLKNEWKIIRKEKVIINNIFFERYKMTKIIKIN; encoded by the coding sequence ATGAATTTAAGACAAATTACCATTAAAGATCAACTGGAATTAAAGAAGGTTTATTTTGATTCAATTCAATCTTTAGATGAAAAAATTTATAGTAAAGAACAAAAAAGAGCTTGGTCTAGCCAAGCTTGGAATAACCCAAATTTTGATAAGTCACTAATTAAAGGAAAAGGATGGCTTATAAGTAAACAAGGAATTATTATTGCTTTTGCAACAAGATATCCCACTGATAGAATTGCGCTATTTTACTGTAAAGCTAAATTCCAAAGAAAAGGATATGGGTCTAAGTTACTTAATAAATTAGAAGATGAAGCAAATAAAGAAGGTTTAGAATATCTTTATACTGAAGCGAGCTTAATAAGTTATGAATTATTTCTTAAAAATGAATGGAAAATTATACGTAAAGAAAAAGTCATTATAAATAACATTTTTTTTGAAAGATATAAAATGACTAAAATCATAAAAATTAATTAA
- the rpsU gene encoding 30S ribosomal protein S21: MTQVTVGENEGIESALRRFKRQVSKSGIFADLKRLRHHETPVEKYKRKLQQRRKARRR; the protein is encoded by the coding sequence TTGACACAAGTTACAGTCGGAGAGAACGAGGGAATTGAATCTGCCCTTAGAAGATTTAAAAGACAAGTATCTAAATCTGGAATTTTTGCAGATTTAAAAAGACTTAGGCATCATGAAACTCCTGTTGAAAAATACAAAAGAAAATTGCAACAGAGAAGAAAAGCAAGAAGAAGATAA
- a CDS encoding phosphoribosyltransferase, with product MISHYTWNEFDKSVEQIANKCRFKEFSGIYGVPRGGLCLAVALSHKLKIELISEPIKNSLIVDDVYETGITLTTFKNIEGAMFFVLFSKIKPTWWNTVHVTKKSQWIVFPWENTLNSKSDREEYIKKRGLS from the coding sequence ATGATAAGTCATTATACTTGGAACGAATTTGATAAAAGCGTAGAACAAATAGCTAATAAATGTAGGTTTAAGGAATTTTCTGGAATATATGGAGTTCCTCGTGGCGGATTATGTCTCGCTGTAGCACTAAGCCATAAATTAAAAATTGAATTAATTTCAGAACCAATAAAGAATTCACTAATAGTAGATGATGTTTATGAAACAGGCATTACATTAACGACCTTCAAGAATATTGAAGGAGCAATGTTTTTTGTATTATTTAGCAAAATTAAACCTACATGGTGGAATACAGTGCATGTAACAAAAAAAAGTCAATGGATTGTTTTCCCTTGGGAAAATACTTTAAATTCAAAAAGTGACCGCGAAGAGTACATCAAAAAAAGAGGTTTAAGTTGA
- a CDS encoding nucleoside 2-deoxyribosyltransferase, whose protein sequence is MRKKLYLANPYGFSKQTKTLLNEFIEIFNDLNVEVFEPFERAKRLIQQKREWAYEVARSNFIDLKECDCIFAIVNGNPPDEGVMIELGIAIALKKEIFLFRDDFRNCADSNKYPLNLMLFLGLPKDNWEKYYFESLQDIKSNKKRFLEWAEN, encoded by the coding sequence TTGAGAAAGAAATTATATTTGGCTAATCCATATGGATTTTCAAAACAAACTAAAACCCTTTTAAATGAATTTATTGAAATCTTCAATGATTTAAATGTAGAGGTATTTGAACCTTTTGAGAGAGCAAAAAGATTAATTCAACAAAAAAGGGAGTGGGCATATGAGGTTGCAAGAAGTAATTTCATTGATTTAAAAGAATGTGATTGTATTTTTGCAATTGTCAATGGAAATCCACCAGATGAAGGGGTAATGATTGAATTAGGTATCGCAATTGCTTTAAAAAAGGAAATCTTTTTATTTAGAGATGATTTTAGAAATTGTGCTGATAGCAATAAATACCCATTAAACTTAATGTTATTTCTTGGACTGCCTAAAGATAATTGGGAAAAATATTATTTTGAATCATTACAAGATATAAAAAGTAATAAAAAAAGATTTTTGGAGTGGGCTGAAAATTAG
- a CDS encoding peptidase E, whose translation MPSKNIVAIGGGGFGRSLGSLEIEKYIVSLSNKKRPKICFIPTASGDSSLYKLNFYRAFSKLDCITSHIDFFSRTENLEEIVSTQDIIYVGGGNTKSMLAVWKEWNLHKILRNAYEKGIVMSGVSAGAICWFDKGITDSYANELAIIDCLGIVKGIACPHFDEEKEREPYVFDVIQREIIETCICIEGNCALHIKNDFDYSSIDFGNGRNCFRVTKQNNIVKKEIL comes from the coding sequence ATGCCTAGTAAAAATATAGTCGCAATTGGGGGAGGAGGGTTTGGACGATCATTAGGCTCTCTTGAAATTGAAAAATATATAGTTTCTTTGAGTAATAAAAAAAGACCTAAAATTTGCTTTATTCCAACAGCTTCTGGTGATAGTAGTTTGTACAAATTAAATTTTTATAGAGCATTTTCTAAACTTGATTGTATAACAAGCCATATTGATTTCTTTTCTAGGACAGAAAACTTAGAAGAGATAGTTTCAACTCAAGACATCATTTATGTTGGCGGAGGAAATACAAAAAGTATGTTAGCTGTTTGGAAAGAATGGAATTTACATAAAATTTTGCGAAATGCTTATGAAAAAGGAATTGTAATGAGTGGTGTAAGTGCTGGGGCTATTTGTTGGTTTGATAAAGGTATAACTGATTCTTATGCTAATGAATTAGCCATAATTGATTGCTTAGGCATCGTTAAAGGAATTGCCTGCCCGCATTTCGATGAAGAGAAAGAGAGGGAACCTTACGTTTTTGATGTTATTCAGAGAGAAATTATTGAAACTTGTATATGTATTGAGGGCAATTGTGCCTTGCATATTAAAAATGATTTTGACTATTCCTCAATTGATTTTGGTAATGGTAGAAACTGCTTTAGAGTTACAAAGCAAAATAATATTGTAAAGAAAGAAATTCTTTGA
- a CDS encoding helix-hairpin-helix domain-containing protein, which yields MISKFLGKLKSILFKSAVTPAPPLKKEKKAAKSAKTKTKTKAKSKTKAVNSKKNIETLTTLPGVGAKSAKALYEAGFKTTKAVIAADEKDLLAVSGVGINLVKKLKKLK from the coding sequence ATGATTTCTAAATTTCTCGGCAAACTAAAATCAATTTTATTTAAAAGTGCAGTAACTCCTGCACCGCCTTTAAAGAAAGAAAAAAAAGCAGCAAAGTCCGCAAAAACAAAAACAAAAACAAAAGCAAAATCTAAAACTAAAGCAGTAAATTCTAAGAAAAATATTGAAACTTTGACTACACTTCCAGGTGTTGGAGCAAAAAGCGCAAAAGCTTTGTATGAGGCTGGATTTAAAACAACAAAGGCAGTTATTGCTGCTGATGAAAAAGATCTTCTTGCCGTTTCAGGCGTTGGAATAAATCTTGTTAAGAAGCTTAAGAAGCTTAAATAG
- a CDS encoding HNH endonuclease: protein MHRQDAIYLDQFCPKTSNKNWRESLNKLTNYKCIYCGKPSESLDHLHPMSKGGISSTSNCVPCCLSCNGKKSDSEVLSWYRKQNFYDPRRAMAIRAWFNDDLKLASVLLNYLH from the coding sequence ATGCATAGACAAGATGCAATTTACCTTGATCAGTTTTGTCCCAAGACAAGTAATAAAAATTGGAGAGAGTCACTTAATAAACTTACCAATTATAAATGCATTTATTGCGGTAAACCCTCAGAATCACTCGACCACCTTCACCCAATGTCAAAAGGGGGGATTAGCAGTACAAGTAATTGCGTACCATGTTGTTTGTCATGTAATGGAAAGAAATCAGATTCAGAAGTTCTTAGCTGGTACAGAAAACAAAATTTTTATGATCCTCGAAGAGCTATGGCGATACGAGCATGGTTTAATGATGATTTAAAACTAGCGTCAGTTCTTTTAAACTACTTACATTAA
- a CDS encoding NAD(P)-binding protein, with the protein MKSDVTYDLLIIGGGISACVFASKYLKNNITKKVGLIEIGRGLGGRSSTRISKKYKGWKLNHGSPNFNISNSKNNLLLKRYIDELLENKYIKIDDSDIFFLNEDSNLETVKKSEFSCGVNYLSLDSMSELSKKIIDSNNLKEKIDFFFETFIVDMKFNDKEWLLTSKNGVKFKSKYLICSTNLLLHKRSLKILNVNQIPLRKAIPVNNDKKIDLLLNYLEEQTFIPRLTFLIYTNENYSYKDFYYKKQRYFYLKNQLEKKYRFERVIFQLQDNNKLGIVVHSKNAELINSYISAKDEEVFKQKIITNFNKLFEENSVIHKLTYDEKISIMKWRASQPSGLAVPLSLQFSRRYRIGFCGDWFEGDGFGRIEGSILSALILEKKIKDLIK; encoded by the coding sequence ATGAAAAGTGATGTTACATATGACTTGTTAATAATAGGTGGAGGTATATCCGCTTGTGTTTTTGCTTCGAAGTATCTGAAAAATAATATTACAAAAAAAGTTGGATTAATTGAAATTGGTCGCGGTCTTGGAGGGAGATCAAGTACAAGAATAAGCAAAAAATATAAAGGATGGAAACTAAACCATGGTTCTCCAAATTTTAATATATCTAACAGTAAAAATAATCTTCTATTAAAAAGATATATTGATGAATTATTGGAAAATAAATATATAAAAATTGACGATTCAGATATATTTTTTCTAAATGAAGATTCTAATTTAGAAACCGTAAAAAAATCTGAATTTTCTTGCGGAGTTAATTATCTATCTTTAGATTCCATGAGTGAATTATCGAAAAAGATAATTGATTCAAATAATTTAAAAGAGAAAATTGATTTTTTCTTTGAAACTTTTATAGTTGATATGAAGTTTAATGATAAGGAATGGTTACTAACATCAAAAAATGGCGTCAAATTCAAGTCTAAATATTTAATTTGTTCAACTAATTTGTTGTTACATAAGAGGTCTTTAAAAATATTAAACGTTAATCAAATTCCATTAAGGAAAGCTATTCCTGTTAATAATGATAAAAAAATAGATTTACTATTAAATTACTTAGAAGAACAAACATTTATTCCCAGGTTAACTTTTTTAATTTACACAAATGAAAATTATAGTTATAAAGATTTTTATTATAAAAAACAAAGGTATTTTTATTTAAAAAATCAATTAGAAAAAAAATATAGATTTGAAAGAGTTATTTTTCAGTTGCAAGATAATAATAAATTAGGAATTGTAGTTCATTCAAAAAACGCAGAGTTAATTAACTCTTATATAAGTGCAAAAGATGAAGAAGTTTTTAAACAAAAAATAATTACAAATTTCAATAAACTTTTTGAAGAGAATTCTGTAATCCATAAATTAACTTATGATGAAAAAATATCTATTATGAAATGGAGAGCTTCACAGCCTTCTGGCCTTGCCGTACCATTATCTTTACAATTTAGTAGAAGATATAGAATTGGATTTTGCGGAGACTGGTTTGAAGGAGATGGATTTGGCAGAATTGAAGGCTCAATTTTAAGTGCTCTAATATTAGAGAAAAAAATTAAAGACTTAATTAAATAA
- a CDS encoding uridine kinase family protein, translated as MKLILISGPSGSGKTTLSNQIIKKIKNGIVLSTDNYYKTGLISKLLSKFVEGFFDRSISFNNKLFKKDFDFIYMNGISICKRYYNFEKKSIQNILNETNNISFIIVEGIFAKEISNTLNNKDYIFLEIKTKKNECMKRVVQRDIKERGKDKKQAENDFLKSWSIYYEKFKPNSQKNNTNKFIIKKNTDIDPILKKLFN; from the coding sequence ATGAAGCTTATTTTAATAAGTGGACCTTCCGGAAGCGGAAAAACAACTTTATCGAATCAAATAATAAAAAAAATTAAAAATGGTATTGTGTTAAGTACCGACAATTACTATAAGACAGGATTAATAAGTAAATTACTATCAAAATTTGTAGAAGGTTTTTTTGATAGAAGTATTAGTTTTAATAACAAACTATTCAAAAAAGATTTTGATTTTATTTATATGAATGGAATTTCAATCTGTAAGCGTTATTATAATTTTGAAAAGAAATCAATTCAAAATATCTTAAACGAAACAAATAATATTAGTTTTATAATTGTTGAGGGTATATTTGCTAAAGAAATCTCAAACACTTTAAATAATAAGGATTATATTTTTTTAGAAATAAAAACTAAAAAAAATGAGTGCATGAAAAGAGTTGTCCAAAGAGATATAAAAGAAAGGGGGAAGGATAAAAAACAAGCTGAGAATGATTTCTTAAAATCATGGAGCATTTATTACGAAAAATTTAAACCTAATAGCCAAAAAAATAATACGAATAAATTCATTATTAAAAAAAACACTGATATAGATCCCATTCTGAAAAAATTATTTAATTAA